One region of Emys orbicularis isolate rEmyOrb1 chromosome 4, rEmyOrb1.hap1, whole genome shotgun sequence genomic DNA includes:
- the BUB1B gene encoding LOW QUALITY PROTEIN: mitotic checkpoint serine/threonine-protein kinase BUB1 beta (The sequence of the model RefSeq protein was modified relative to this genomic sequence to represent the inferred CDS: inserted 1 base in 1 codon) codes for MSQEWNEWELSKENVQPLRQGRIMSTLQEVLSQQETSSHTAIQQQKQEFESEIRFYSGDDPLDVWDRYIKWTEQTFPQGGKESNLSAVLERAVKALNEQQRYYKDPRYLSLWLKFGNYCSEPLDLYSYLHSQEIGTSLALFYITWAEALEARGSYKKADLIFQEGLQRRAEPQDKLQSHHRQFQARVSRQTLLGLEQDEEELDLSVITETQRSSLAELKGKGKKNVRAPISRVGDALKAANRGQSFQNSTSQQVSNGPNFAVFDENTASISRAELPILTPQPWAAPPTGRAKENELKAGPWNSGRRPRGNMNSGVEVPCVLPSFTPYVEESAQQQVITPCKIEPSINHVLSARKPGKEEDPLQRVQNHQQDSQEKKEIAMYCKERVYAGVEEFSLEEIRAEIYRKKAKKRREEEFHAIAQQTAEMQRRIEELEKKLKEKDDDQQQRPSEQPTEEREPARMESVLVGTSEPLEAQGEVAFSSAEALTAASLVKKLTGLQSESQLAENAQQHEQPCSKEITQPLAVRSEIRRDNVFLDDXDEQKIETTLKKKDADLPPSLDPTMFFSIFDESSASENQNVSHPAGHPQKSARRPLAIRKPSDSITAKENISPEVCDELHGIEPLAEDAILTGSYKNKTLCPSPEDTCDFVRAAHLASTPFHGVVAQRIQPPTNPESTLKEECPEPKSTSVSQQIPICEGIYNETLCIKKLSPIMEASQEDTRSSGSSVSSASSLSSVTHISTIKYLHIPEKLELAQSLPVEMASDTRGSEDTTNDPPQVLWSAEQRRRLLDPLPDSLSNSPGFCSENGPMPVMELEKEIELGNEIYCIKREYWTNEDYKMFFGVLSSFAELDAKGFAIKVFSQPVPWDFYITLQLQERLSTDFDQSFSENCSCFLYLDGSAILHREINRFTLWDIIQCCKAIPEEVIMLVVYNILDVVQKLHKAEIVHGNLCPEALFLGDRICDPFANNEITSALKIVDFSYSLDVRLQPKVSLLNSFPIAQTQYGQQILAKCSLPYQVDLVGIAEIVHLMLFGEHLQVYQEDSLWKISQNFSKTVDSDLWNKFFRRILNADGKSTVPMLRELREEMSGMFNSFVQEWFCGALAKLGETFNVENFL; via the exons GGAATTTGAATCTGAAATCCGCTTTTACTCTGGAGATGATCCATTGGATGTTTGGGACAG GTACATCAAATGGACAGAGCAAACATTCCCTCAAGGTGGAAAAGAGAGCAACCTCTCAGCAGTGCTGGAGAGAGCTGTAAAAGCACTGAATGAGCAGCAGAGATACTACAAAGACCCTCGCTATCTCAGTCTCTGGCTCAAGTTT GGAAACTACTGTAGTGAACCGTTGGACCTCTACAGTTATCTACACAGCCAGGAAATTGGCACATCGCTGGCGTTATTCTACATCACATGGGCAGAGGCGCTTGAGGCGAGAGGTAGTTATAAGAAAGCAGATTTAATATTCCAGGAAGGGCTTCAGCGCAGGGCTGAGCCTCAAGACAAACTACAGTCTCATCACAG GCAGTTTCAAGCCCGTGTCTCTCGACAGACCCTGCTGGGACTTGAGCAAGATGAGGAGGAGTTGGATCTTTCTGTTATAACTGAAACCCAAAGGAGCTCACTGGCAGAACTGAAAGGCAAGGGGAAGAAAAATGTGAGAGCCCCAATCAGTCGAGTAGGCGATGCTCTTAAAG CTGCAAACCGAGGCCAAAGCTTCCAGAATTCAACATCTCAACAGGTGTCAAATGGCCCAAATTTTGCTGTATTTGATGAAAACACAGCCTCAATCTCCAGAGCTGAGCTTCCTATACTTACACCACAGCCATGGGCAGCACCCCCAACAGGAAGGGCCAAAGAGAACGAACTGAAGGCAGGACCTTGGAACTCAGGCAGG CGTCCTCGCGGTAACATGAACTCTGGTGTAGAGGTGCCCTGTGTGCTGCCCAGCTTTACCCCATATGTGGAAGAGTCTGCACAGCAACAAGTCAT TACTCCCTGCAAAATTGAGCCCAGCATAAATCATGTTTTAAGTGCTCGGAAGCCTGGGAAGGAAGAAGATCCACTACAACGGGTGCAAAACCATCAACAGGACAGTCAGGAGAAGAAAGAGATTGCAATGTATTGTAAAGAGAGAGTTTATGCTGGAGTAGAGGAGTTCTCCTTGGAGGAGATTCGAGCTGAAATATatagaaagaaagcaaaaaagaGAAGGGAAG AGGAGTTTCATGCCATAGCACAGCAGACAGCAGAGATGCAGAGGAGGATTGAAGAGCTGGAGAAGAAGCTAAAGGAGAAAGATGATGACCAGCAGCAGAGACCATCTGAGCAG CCAACAGAAGAGAGGGAGCCTGCAAGAATGGAATCGGTTTTGGTGGGCACTTCAGAGCCTCTTGAAGCACAAGGAGAAGTTGCTTTCTCCAGTGCAGAAGCACTCACTGCAGCATCTCTTGTGAAGAAACTGACTGGATTGCAAAG TGAGTCCCAGCTGGCAGAAAATGCTCAGCAGCACGAACAGCCGTGCTCCAAGG AAATAACCCAGCCTCTAGCTGTGCGCTCAGAAATCCGGAGAGACAATGTGTTTTTGGATG CAGATGAGCAGAAAATTGAGACCACACTTAAGAAAAAAG ATGCAGATCTCCCTCCTTCACTGGATCCTACTATGTTTTTCTCCATATTTGATGAATCGTCTGCTTCAGAAAACCAGAATGTCAG TCATCCTGCAGGCCACCCACAGAAAAGTGCCCGACGTCCCCTTGCTATTCGTAAACCTTCAGATAGTATCACCGCCAAGGAAAACATATCACCAGAAGTCTGC GATGAGCTCCATGGAATTGAACCCTTAGCTGAAGATGCAATTTTGACTGGCTCCTATAAGAACaaaaccctttgccccagcccagaagaTACGTGTGACTTTGTTAGGGCAGCCCACTTGGCATCAACTCCCTTCCATGGTGTAGTGGCACAGAGAATCCAACCTCCTACCAATCCAGAGAGTACCCTGAAGGAAGAGTGTCCAGAGCCTAAGAGCACATCTGTGAGCCAGCAAATCCCTATTTGTGAGGGTATCTACAATGAAACTCTTTGCATTAAGAAGCTGAG CCCAATTATGGAAGCAAGTCAGGAAGACACCCGCTCCTCTGGTTCATCTGTTTCCTCAGCCTCCTCTCTTTCCTCTGTTACACACATCTCCACTATTAAATATCTGCATATCCCTGAGAAACTGGAATTGGCTCAGAGCCTGCCTGTTGAAATGGCTAGCGACACTAGAggcagtgaagacactacta ATGACCCACCTCAAGTGTTGTGGAGTGCAGAGCAGCGCAGAAGGCTGTTGGACCCTCTGCCAGATTCATTGAGTAATTCTCCAGGTTTTTGTTCAGAGAATGGGCCCATGCCCgtgatggagctggaaaaagaaaTAGAGCTGG GGAATGAGATTTACTGCATCAAACGGGAATACTGGACCAATGAAGACTACAAGATGTTCTTTGGTGTTCTGTCCAGCTTTGCCGAGCTGGATGCAAAGGGGTTTGCAATAAAG GTGTTTTCGCAGCCCGTGCCTTGGGATTTCTATATCACACTCCAGTTGCAAGAGCGTCTGAGTACTGACTTTGACCAAAGCTTCAGTGAGAACTGCAGCTGTTTCTTATACCTGGATGGCAGTGCTATTCTGCATAGGGAGATAAATCGCTTTACCCTCTGG GATATCATCCAGTGCTGTAAAGCCATCCCTGAGGAAGTGATTATGCTGGTTGTTTACAATATCCTGGATGTGGTGCAGAAGCTACACAAAGCGGAGATTGTCCATGGAAACTTGTGTCCAGAGGCTCTCTTCCTGGGAGACAG GATCTGTGATCCATTTGCTAATAATGAGATTACCAGTGCTTTGAAGATAGTGGACTTCTCTTACAGCCTGGATGTGAGGTTGCAGCCTAAAGTGAGTTTACTCAACAGCTTCCCAATAGCTCAGACCCAGTATGGACAACAGATCCTAGCCAAGTGCTCTCTTCCTTATCAG GTAGACTTGGTTGGTATTGCAGAAATAGTGCATTTGATGCTGTTTGGGGAGCACCTCCAGGTTTATCAAGAAGATTCCCTCTGGAAAATCAGCCAGAATTTCTCCAA